The following proteins are co-located in the Sulfurospirillum deleyianum DSM 6946 genome:
- a CDS encoding ATP-dependent Clp protease ATP-binding subunit, which yields MNSLFEQLTNQMREAIESAISLALHSKNNEATPLHVTWGLITNSASILNQVFNKMNIDKSAIELEVKSEVQKLPTASHVSKENISLSRTLVESLQKAEGLMKQKGDSYLSVDTWLLANIENEPLKKILGKYLDLLAFKKNLEALRGGKKIDKQSADENLESLEKYGINLTKLASEGKLDPVIGRDEEIQRMMQILIRKTKNNPILIGEPGTGKTAIAEGLALRIAHNDVPLSLQNKSVVALDMSALIAGAKYRGEFEDRLKAVIDEVKKSGNVILFIDEIHTIVGAGASEGSMDAANILKPALARGELHTIGATTLREYRKYFEKDAALQRRFQPVTVNEPSINEALQILRGIKEHLEAHHNVSIQDSALIAAAKLSSRYISDRFLPDKAIDLIDEAAAELKMQIESEPTELSRIKRAISTLMVEKEALLMEKNKKNDERLSAIEKELGDAKEKMRSLETQFENEKQVFNDIAAIKSQAEALRREAEIAKKQSEFNKAAEIEYGKLPELLKKEEELKLKWEKMVESGTLLKNSVDEEMIATIVSKWTGIPVNKMLQSEKAKVLHVEEYLKKEVVGQDAAIKAIGRAIKRNKAGLSEQNKPIGSFLFLGPTGVGKTQSAKALANFLFDTTKALIRFDMSEYMEKHSVSRLVGAPPGYVGYDEGGQLTEAVRRKPYSVVLFDEIEKAHPDVFNILLQVLDEGRLTDNKGVTVDFKNTIIILTSNIASSKIMEFEGEKRTEEVMKELRMHFKPEFLNRLDDIIIFNPLSEDGLREIVTIMFGDIEKKLAHKEIKAELTTTAKSLIAEAGFDPVYGARPLKRALYELVEDKLAELILEDKLHEGEGIVIDAENGKIVIRH from the coding sequence ATGAACTCACTTTTTGAACAACTTACCAATCAGATGCGAGAGGCGATAGAGAGTGCGATTAGCCTTGCGTTGCATTCCAAAAATAATGAAGCCACTCCTTTACATGTAACGTGGGGACTGATTACCAATTCGGCTTCCATCCTCAATCAAGTCTTTAATAAAATGAACATTGACAAGAGTGCAATAGAACTTGAAGTGAAAAGCGAGGTGCAAAAATTGCCTACTGCTTCGCATGTTAGCAAAGAAAATATCTCACTTTCACGCACTTTGGTTGAATCTCTTCAAAAAGCAGAGGGGTTAATGAAGCAAAAAGGGGATAGCTACCTTTCTGTGGATACGTGGTTACTCGCAAACATTGAGAATGAGCCTTTGAAAAAAATTTTAGGTAAGTATCTTGATCTTTTAGCATTTAAGAAAAATCTTGAAGCGTTGCGTGGCGGTAAAAAAATAGACAAGCAAAGTGCCGATGAAAATCTCGAATCGCTTGAGAAGTATGGTATTAATCTTACTAAACTTGCCAGTGAGGGCAAACTTGACCCTGTCATTGGGCGGGATGAAGAGATTCAAAGAATGATGCAGATTTTGATTCGAAAAACGAAAAACAATCCTATCTTAATTGGTGAACCTGGAACGGGTAAAACGGCGATTGCTGAGGGATTGGCACTTCGAATTGCCCATAATGATGTGCCTTTAAGTTTACAAAATAAAAGTGTGGTCGCTTTGGATATGAGCGCTTTGATTGCGGGAGCAAAGTACCGTGGCGAGTTTGAAGACCGTCTTAAAGCCGTGATTGATGAAGTGAAAAAAAGTGGCAATGTCATTTTATTTATTGATGAAATCCATACCATCGTCGGTGCGGGAGCGAGTGAGGGTAGTATGGATGCGGCTAACATTCTTAAACCAGCTTTAGCTCGTGGTGAATTGCATACGATTGGTGCGACAACGCTCAGAGAGTATCGCAAATATTTTGAAAAAGATGCGGCGTTACAGCGCCGTTTTCAGCCTGTAACGGTGAATGAACCTAGCATTAACGAAGCTTTACAGATTTTGAGAGGGATTAAAGAGCATTTAGAAGCGCATCACAATGTGAGTATTCAAGACTCCGCATTGATTGCCGCGGCGAAGCTTAGTTCTCGCTACATTTCTGATAGGTTTTTACCCGATAAGGCGATTGATTTAATTGATGAAGCAGCTGCTGAGCTTAAGATGCAAATTGAGAGTGAACCCACAGAGCTTAGTCGTATTAAGCGTGCAATTAGTACGTTGATGGTTGAAAAAGAAGCGCTTTTAATGGAAAAAAACAAGAAGAATGATGAGCGTTTAAGTGCGATTGAAAAAGAGCTAGGCGATGCCAAAGAGAAGATGCGTTCTTTAGAGACGCAGTTTGAAAATGAAAAACAGGTTTTTAATGATATTGCAGCCATTAAATCACAAGCAGAAGCTCTGCGTAGAGAAGCTGAGATAGCGAAAAAACAGAGTGAATTTAACAAAGCCGCTGAAATTGAGTATGGCAAACTTCCTGAGCTTTTGAAAAAAGAGGAAGAGTTAAAACTCAAATGGGAAAAGATGGTGGAAAGTGGAACGCTCCTTAAAAATAGCGTCGATGAGGAGATGATAGCGACCATCGTTAGCAAATGGACGGGAATTCCTGTCAATAAAATGCTCCAAAGTGAGAAAGCAAAAGTTTTACATGTAGAAGAGTATCTCAAAAAAGAAGTGGTCGGTCAAGATGCTGCCATTAAGGCGATAGGTCGTGCGATAAAACGTAATAAAGCAGGACTGAGTGAGCAAAATAAACCTATTGGTAGTTTTCTCTTTCTTGGCCCAACAGGTGTGGGTAAAACACAAAGTGCGAAGGCGTTAGCTAACTTTTTATTTGATACCACCAAAGCGCTCATTCGTTTTGATATGAGTGAGTATATGGAAAAACATTCCGTCAGTCGTTTGGTTGGAGCACCTCCAGGGTATGTGGGTTATGATGAGGGTGGACAACTGACTGAAGCAGTACGACGAAAACCTTACAGCGTCGTTCTTTTTGATGAAATCGAAAAAGCGCATCCCGATGTCTTTAATATCTTGCTTCAAGTGTTGGATGAAGGGCGTTTGACGGATAATAAAGGTGTGACGGTTGATTTTAAAAATACGATTATTATTCTAACGTCTAACATCGCAAGTAGCAAAATTATGGAGTTTGAGGGCGAAAAACGCACCGAAGAGGTGATGAAAGAGTTACGTATGCACTTTAAGCCTGAATTTTTAAACCGTTTGGATGACATCATCATCTTTAATCCGCTGAGTGAAGATGGTTTACGTGAGATTGTTACCATTATGTTTGGTGATATTGAAAAGAAACTTGCTCATAAAGAGATTAAAGCAGAATTGACAACGACGGCTAAAAGTTTGATAGCTGAGGCTGGATTTGATCCTGTTTATGGTGCTCGTCCGTTAAAGAGAGCTTTGTATGAACTCGTCGAGGATAAATTGGCTGAGTTGATTTTGGAAGATAAACTTCACGAAGGTGAGGGGATCGTCATTGATGCAGAGAATGGAAAAATTGTAATTCGCCATTAA
- the purC gene encoding phosphoribosylaminoimidazolesuccinocarboxamide synthase produces MNKGALLYEGKGKKLFLTDDENLLVSEFKDDLTAFNAEKRGNEAGKGALNCKISTQLFHLLEKHGIQTHLVKTLDDTHQLIKRVQIIPIEVVVRNIATGSLSKRLGIADGTALPFTLVEFYYKDDALGDPIINDEHCLLLNLVKSESDLEELKRLGREINVIMKNFFAERRLKLVDFKVEFGVDPEGTILLSDEISPDSCRFWDMDTNEKLDKDRFRQGLGNVKVAYEEVLKRILTH; encoded by the coding sequence GTGAACAAAGGTGCATTACTATACGAAGGTAAAGGGAAAAAACTCTTTTTAACCGATGATGAAAATCTTTTGGTTTCAGAGTTTAAAGATGATTTAACAGCATTTAATGCCGAAAAAAGAGGGAATGAAGCAGGTAAAGGTGCACTTAATTGTAAAATTAGTACACAACTTTTTCATCTTTTAGAAAAACATGGTATTCAAACGCATTTGGTAAAAACACTTGACGATACACATCAACTCATTAAACGCGTTCAAATTATCCCTATTGAAGTCGTTGTCAGAAATATTGCGACAGGTTCCTTATCGAAACGTCTTGGCATTGCAGATGGTACGGCTCTTCCTTTTACATTAGTAGAGTTTTATTATAAAGACGATGCGCTAGGTGATCCAATTATTAATGATGAACACTGCTTACTCCTTAATCTTGTAAAAAGTGAATCTGACCTTGAAGAACTCAAACGTTTAGGGCGTGAAATCAATGTCATTATGAAAAACTTTTTTGCAGAACGTAGACTTAAACTGGTTGATTTTAAAGTTGAGTTTGGGGTTGATCCAGAAGGTACGATTTTACTCTCAGATGAAATCAGTCCTGATAGCTGCCGTTTTTGGGACATGGATACCAATGAAAAATTAGATAAAGACCGTTTTAGACAAGGCTTAGGTAACGTTAAAGTAGCTTACGAAGAAGTCTTAAAACGTATCTTAACGCACTAA
- the purS gene encoding phosphoribosylformylglycinamidine synthase subunit PurS — protein MKVIVNIQLKNGVLDPQGKAVHHALSSLKFNEVNEVRIGKQIILDIAESDIEKAKARVTVMCDELLANTVIEDYSIEFPAC, from the coding sequence ATGAAAGTTATCGTAAATATTCAACTTAAAAACGGCGTACTCGATCCGCAAGGCAAAGCGGTACATCATGCCCTCAGCTCTTTAAAATTCAACGAAGTCAATGAAGTACGTATTGGCAAACAAATTATTCTTGATATTGCAGAAAGTGATATAGAAAAAGCAAAAGCACGTGTCACTGTTATGTGTGATGAACTTCTTGCAAATACGGTGATTGAAGACTATAGCATTGAGTTTCCAGCATGTTAG
- the purQ gene encoding phosphoribosylformylglycinamidine synthase subunit PurQ, with product MLVAVAVFPGTNCEIDTKYAFEKLGQNVVLVFHKEEKLPEGTDLVVLPGGFSYGDYLRSAAIAKFSPIMKAVIEFAQQGGKVLGICNGFQMLVEAKLLPGAMKRNESVHFISKFHPLKVIANDNTFLQKCNIGDILTIPIAHGEGSYYIDEAELKELYANHQVLLNYCDEKGNLENPNGSVDAIAGICNKTKNVFGLMPHPERAVETILGSDDGIKMLQGFIS from the coding sequence ATGTTAGTTGCCGTAGCTGTCTTTCCAGGAACAAACTGCGAAATTGATACCAAATACGCTTTTGAAAAGTTAGGACAAAACGTTGTTCTTGTTTTTCATAAAGAAGAAAAACTCCCAGAAGGAACGGATTTAGTCGTTCTTCCTGGTGGATTTAGTTATGGTGATTACTTGCGTAGTGCGGCCATTGCAAAATTTTCTCCTATTATGAAAGCTGTCATTGAATTTGCACAGCAAGGGGGAAAGGTATTAGGTATTTGCAATGGTTTTCAAATGCTTGTGGAAGCAAAACTTCTCCCAGGCGCTATGAAACGAAATGAAAGTGTTCATTTTATTTCTAAATTCCATCCGCTTAAAGTCATCGCTAATGATAATACCTTTTTACAAAAATGCAATATTGGGGATATTCTCACTATTCCTATCGCTCATGGTGAGGGAAGTTATTATATTGACGAAGCTGAACTCAAAGAGCTTTATGCAAATCATCAAGTGCTCTTGAACTATTGTGACGAAAAAGGGAATCTTGAAAATCCAAATGGTTCTGTGGATGCTATCGCTGGAATTTGTAATAAAACAAAAAATGTTTTTGGTTTGATGCCTCATCCTGAACGTGCCGTTGAGACGATTTTAGGCTCTGATGATGGCATTAAAATGCTACAAGGTTTTATAAGTTAA
- a CDS encoding S41 family peptidase: MKHLPFATIGFVATFVGITTFFSSTLLADSADGEKSRLASLAKFTRVLATIEKYYVDDIQIDEIVKKSIEGLLNNLDAHSAYLDEKHFKDLKIQTEGEFGGLGITISQKDGALTIIAPMEGTPADKAGVKAGDIILKINKQSTLNMTIDEAVNLMRGKPGTNIELTIVREGENKPLIFAIVRDIIKIESVYSKKIENENILYLRVVNFDKNIVGDVQEAINKNKKVQGIILDLRNNPGGLLNQAVGLVDIFVEDGIIVSQKGRLESENEEYKATKAGTITKTPLVVLVNGGSASASEIVSGALQDHKRAIIIGEKTFGKGSVQAVLPIVDNEALRLTIARYYLPSGRTIQAEGVTPDIIVYPGEVPHKNNEQTLKEKDLKKHLEGELKKVDDTKVEKKEKAKTKETQKLDKEMITHENLFKDLQLKSAVDAIKVLAIKK, encoded by the coding sequence ATGAAACACTTACCCTTTGCTACGATTGGCTTTGTTGCCACATTTGTAGGTATCACAACGTTTTTTTCCTCCACACTTTTAGCAGACAGTGCCGATGGAGAGAAAAGTAGACTTGCCTCATTGGCTAAATTTACACGTGTTTTAGCCACTATTGAAAAATATTATGTTGATGACATTCAAATTGATGAAATTGTTAAAAAATCAATTGAAGGACTCTTAAATAATCTGGATGCGCACTCTGCCTATTTAGATGAAAAACACTTTAAAGACCTTAAAATTCAAACAGAAGGTGAATTTGGCGGTTTAGGTATTACGATCAGCCAAAAAGATGGCGCCTTAACTATTATTGCACCGATGGAAGGAACACCTGCGGATAAAGCAGGCGTTAAAGCAGGCGATATCATCTTAAAAATCAATAAACAATCTACACTGAATATGACCATTGATGAAGCCGTCAATCTTATGCGTGGAAAACCAGGTACAAACATCGAACTCACCATCGTCAGAGAGGGAGAAAACAAACCTCTAATATTCGCTATTGTTCGAGATATTATTAAAATTGAATCCGTCTATTCGAAGAAAATCGAAAACGAAAACATTCTTTACCTCCGTGTGGTGAACTTTGATAAAAATATCGTAGGCGATGTCCAAGAAGCTATTAATAAAAACAAAAAAGTACAGGGTATTATTTTAGATCTCAGAAACAACCCTGGTGGACTTCTCAATCAAGCCGTTGGATTGGTTGATATTTTCGTCGAAGATGGCATTATCGTTTCACAAAAAGGACGTTTGGAATCTGAAAATGAAGAGTATAAAGCTACCAAAGCAGGTACGATTACTAAAACACCTTTAGTGGTTCTTGTTAATGGTGGAAGTGCGAGTGCGAGTGAAATTGTGAGTGGTGCGCTCCAAGACCATAAACGTGCAATTATTATTGGTGAAAAAACCTTTGGAAAAGGGAGTGTTCAAGCCGTCCTTCCTATCGTGGATAATGAAGCCCTTCGTTTAACCATTGCGCGCTATTATCTTCCAAGTGGACGAACTATTCAAGCTGAAGGTGTTACGCCAGACATTATTGTTTATCCAGGAGAAGTGCCTCACAAAAATAATGAACAAACCCTAAAAGAAAAAGATCTCAAAAAACATTTAGAGGGTGAACTTAAAAAAGTTGATGACACTAAAGTCGAAAAGAAAGAGAAAGCAAAAACAAAAGAGACACAAAAATTAGACAAAGAGATGATTACACACGAGAATCTATTTAAAGACTTACAACTCAAAAGTGCTGTTGATGCGATCAAAGTACTTGCAATCAAAAAATAA